GCGGTTCTTGACGGAATTAGTCAATCTAGTAAACCATCTCCAGACGAGTTGAAACCACTTGTATCCGCAGATTTCTATTCGAGGATCTCAAACGATCTGACCAATTCGAATGATGGGGAATACACCATCGGCAGTTCTGCGTTTCGCGATCAAAAGCTGATTTCGGTCTCACAATCGAAGGAAGACGCCACCATTTCGATCGGTATCTGTCGGGACTTGACCCACGTCAAGGTCTACGACGCAAGTGGCGCAGACATTACAGAATCACGCAAGGTAGACGTTGTTCCATTGGAGGTCTCCTTTGTGTGGAATACAGATGATTCCCGACTCGTAATAGATGGATTGGACGCATGGCACGAGTCAGAATCCTGCTAATTGTTGGGGTAATCGTCGCTTTCAGTCTGTTCCCAACGTCTGCTCAAGCTGCGAGTTGCACTGAGTTGGACTATGCCAATGGGGATTGTGTCGCCGATGGAGACACAATCGAGGTTGGTGGGGACAAGACTGATCCTGGCAACGGCGGATCAGATGGGCGCGATGACGGCGGCGGGGGCGGCAGCGACAACTCTGGTGGCGACAACGGCGATGGGGACGCTAACGGCAAGCCAAAGGCTCATCTTGAGTTTCCATGCCAGTTCGTGGGCACCTGCCCTGACGAGGGCTCCGATCCAATCACCATTCACGACCTCGCGTCGTTCACCCCCGAGCAGGCTCACGTGACCATGGAGCCAGACGGATGGATGATCGTTGGACTGCCCGCGAACTTCTACGCAGACGCCGATGTGAACACAGACTCGGGAGAACTGTTCGACTTTCCGATCACCGTACGGTTCACGCCCACCAGCTACAGCTGGTCATGGGGAGACGGATCATCCTCGACCACCGACAGTGGCGGCAGCTCGTGGAAGGACCTCGGAGTGAAAGAGTTCACCGCCACGGCGACGAGCCATACGTTCACGGAGAAGGGCACGTATACGGTGTCGCTAACCGTGAACTACTCCGTGGAGATCAAGACGTCGGGTACAGGCTGGCTTCCGGTTCAAGGAACACTGACGAAGGCAGCATCCGGAGTCACCGCCATCGCCACTACTGCCAACTCCGTCATTGTCGACAAGGAGTGCAACCGCAATCCTTCCGGCCCCGGATGCTGAATTAGTTTCGACGATTGCGGACGGAAGCGGCGACACCGGCAACGACAAGCAGCGCACCGAGGACGACGAGCGCGGTGATCGTCAGTGCGACCACGTCGACAGTGATTGTGGGGATGGCGAGTACCGCCATGACAACAGCGAAGACCAGGAGGATGATGCCCCAGAAGATCGTGCCGAAGATCGGCGCTCTGCGCGTCGACGCGGTCGCCGCGGCATCCGGACCTGACCCAGACTGCGGCCGATACGTAGGCTCGGACGCGAACGGAGCTGTCGAGCCGGTCTCCGGTTGAGAGAACAAGGACTCGGCCGGCTCAGTGCCGTCGGTATCTTTGCGATCTGGCGATGACGGTTCGGTACTCATGGTGTCTTCCTTACTGTGACGTCGGCTGTGCCGAACATGACGCGCACGTGCACTGTTGTGATGTCGGAGTCGGCGGCGCTCTCCGCCGCATCGGATTGGATGACGGCCGAGGGAAAGAGCCCGCTTGGCGTGCCATTGGCATCGTCGACTCCATTGGAATTAAGCGTCGCGGCCGCCCCACTGAATCGAATCTCTATGGGCACGTCGTCTGGAATGACGACATCTGTCGTTCCGAACCCGAGCCACAGATCAATGTCGCCTCCCTCTGCCGACGTGTCGAGCTCGCGCAGGTCCAGAGTCGCCCGGCCGAAACCCACGACGTAGTTCTGCGACTGCGCGGACCCTACCTCTGACACCCGCCACGTCGTGTCGCCGAATGCAGAGAAGTGCGACGCCTGCGGGACAATTCCGACGAACACGAGAGCGATGACCGCGACCGTCGAGAAGAATCCAAGTCCGCCGTTTTCACGGCCACGAATGCCCGCAATGATCGTGGCGACCGCAAGCACGACGAGGGCACCAGAGACTCCGAAGACAAGGGTGCTCTGTGTCCAGCCAAGACTGAGTGCCGCGAGGGCCGCGAGCGCACCGCCGACGACGGCGAGCCCCAAGCTGATGGCGATATAGCCGGCGCCGGGCTGACGCTCACGCCAGCGGGCAGCATTCTCGGCACGGCGCTGCGCGTTCTCTCGCATGCGCGCTTCGTGCTGGGCGCGCGCGGCGGCCTGACGCTGCTGCGCAGCAACGTAACGATCGTTGGCGGGTGTCGATGCCCACGTCGGCCCGGATGTGTACCCGGGGTACGTCGCGTACGGCTCGCTCTGTGGCGCGGCATACGGAGGGCTCTGCGGCGGCTGCTCGTCCGCCGGTGGGGCGGGCGCGTCGTTCGCGGCATCCGCCGTTTCGGTGTGAGCCGCAGGCTCCGCGGATCCGTTGGTCCCGGCCGCAAAGCTTGCTTGTTGTTCACCCACAGGGCTGGTCGGACCGGTGGGGCCAGCCTGGCCGGAGCTCCAGTAATCGGTGTGCGTGCGGGGACCGTTGGGATCATGAGGGCCGCGTTGTGATGCCTTTCGCGAGATCACCACGATTAGCCAGATGAATCCGGCCACGAGCACGATGATCCACCCAGCACGCAGCATGCCCTCAAGCCAGCCGGGCATTCCCCACCAGCCCGGCGTTCCCTGCCACCAAAGGCCCTGCGAGAACGGAACAAACATCAAGACGAGCAGCACGCCGATCGCTATCAATGCGGGATCGAAGATTCCCTGCAGCATCCGTTCAACGTGAATGCGCCCCGTCGTGTCGGGCAGCAGCGCCCAGCCGACGGCGTATGCCAAGAAGATCGGGCCGCCAAGCAGCGCGACGATAATGGCAATTCCGCGCACCAGCATCGGGTCGAGCCCTGTGCGCTCTGCCACCCCTCCGCAGACACCGGCTACCCATTTGTCGTCTGTGCGACGCACATTGATGCCCCGGATCCAGTCGAAGAATCCACCCGGCGCGGACCACCCATTTGGGTTGGCCCCGGGCCGTTGCGATTGTCCATTGTCGTTCGTCATGGCTTAAGACTGCCAACCTGATCGGAACGACACCATGGGGGTTCCCCCTGAACCAACCCTGACATCACACCCCGAAGTACTCAATTCCCGCCCCGGAGATGCTTGGATTGTCCCATGCAGACCGCCACAATCGTTCGACCGCGCTTGCGCGTGATCGGTGGCGTCTGCGCTGGGTTCGCCGAACACACCGGAATTCCCGTGGGCGCTGTACGCGCTGTGACCGCAATTCTCACGCTCTGCGGAGGCGCGGGCTTGCTGCTCTACGCATGGCTCTGGGCGACAACTCCGATCAGCGAGGGCCACACGCCCGTGAAGAATGTGCTCACCCGCCCCAACACTCAAGACGAGCGGGCGGATGCTGCGGGCTCGCGCGCGCCCGTGACAGAGATTCTTCTCGGCATTGCCCTGCTTCTGGCCGGCGCCGCCATGATTGCGACTCGGCTGGGCGCTGATATTCCGCTCGCGTTCATCGTTCCCGCCGTCGTCGTGGTCGCCGGCGCCGGACTCGCCTGGCGGCAGTTCGACGGGCTGCGGCGCGGAAGAGTCGCCGGACGCTCGGCCCTCGTCGTTCGCGCCATGGGCGCCCTTGTACTCGTAGTGCTGGGTATTTTGCTGTTCTTCGTGACAGACAACGAGCCCAACATCTGGACTGTGTTTTTCGCAGCATCCGCTGTATTGCTCGGCGTCGCCGTGGTCGTGGCACCGTGGGTTCTGCGCCTAGCGCGCGACCTCGCCGACGAGCGCGCGGCGAGAGCCCGCGACATCGAGCGCTCGGAGGTGGCAGCGCACCTGCACGACTCGGTGCTGCAGACTCTTGCCCTTATTCAGCAAAAGGCTGAGCCGGGCTCTGATGCATCGCGGTTGGCTCGCGCACAAGAACGCGAGCTGCGCGAGTGGCTCTTCGCCGAGAACGTCGGCGGGCCACTCGACCTTTCGGCTGAGCTGCGGCGAGCAGCATCCTCTCTTGAAAACGACTTCGCAGCCCGCATCGATGTGATCACGACGGGCGTCGCGGTGCCCGAAGCGCCCGAGGGCCTGCTCGCGGCCGCGCGCGAAGCAATGCTGAACGCAGCCCAACACGCAGGCGGTACAGTGACCGTGTATTCCGAATCGTCGCCATCGAGCATCGAGATCTCGGTCTCGGATCGCGGCCCTGGATTCGACGTCGATGCGATTCCTGACGGACATTTCGGAGTGCGCGAGTCGATCGTGGGACGCATGACTCGACTAGGCGGATCGGCGACGATTCGCCTAGGGCCCGGCGAAACCGGCACCGAGGTACTGTTGCGAATGCCATTCGCACAGGGAACGAAGGAGGACGCATGACCGCAGAAGAAGAGCAGGGTCTTGCAACGCTCATCGTCGATGATCACTCGATCTTCCGTTCAGGGCTCCGCGCCGACTTGGCCAGCGACATCCACGTGGTCGGCGAGGCCGCGAGCGTCGACGAGGCGATCGCGCTCGTTACTCGACTCAAGCCTCGCGTCGTTCTTCTCGACGTGCACCTTCCCGGCGGCTCCGGTGGCGGAGGTGCCGAAGTCGTCACGCGCGCAGCACCAGCTTCACCCGAAACCCTGTTTCTGGCACTCAGCGTCTCGGATGCTGCCGACGACGTCGTGCGTGTTATCAGGGCCGGTGCCCGTGGGTACATCACCAAGAGCTCGTCCGGCGCCGATGTGTCGGATGCAGCACGGCGAGTCGCCGAGGGCGACGCCGTGTTCTCTCCCCGGCTCGCCGGATTCGTACTCGACGCGTTCGGCGCGATCAGCGGCGAAACCGCGCAGGCCGACCATGAGCTTGATCGCCTCTCGAAACGGGAGCAGGAAGTCATGAGGCTCATCGCTCGCGGCTACGCATATAAAGAGGTGGCCGCAGATCTCTTCATCTCAATCAAGACCGTTGAGACCCACGTGTCGAGCGTGCTGCGCAAGCTGCAGCTGTCGTCACGCCACGAGCTCACTGCGTGGGCGCTGGAGCGAAAGTTGCTCTAACCCTGGCACGGGCAGAACTCCCCCTCGGAACACTCCACGATGAAAGATAGGTTTAACGATATGACTGACAACAACGTGCCTCCGGCTTCGCCGGAGCCCAGCGACACCCCGGCAACTCCTGCTGAGGAGAAGCTGGCCGACGAAACGCAGGCCAACGAACAGCAGGCATCACAGGCTCAGCCACAGCAGTCGCCCCCTGAGGTGCACGAGCAGCAAGCGCCGCCCGCTCCAGGCCCGGCCCCGCAAGTTCATCCTCAGCAGGGTCCGCCTCAGCACGAGCAACAAACACCTCCGGCACCGCAGCACCACCAGGCTCCTCCAGCGCCACAGCACCAGCCACAGCAGCCTCCACAGGTACCACCTGTTCAACCTCAGCAGGCTCCACAGGGCCAGCCCCAGCAGCCTGCGCCCGGCTATGGCCAGCCTGATCAGGGATACGCGCAGCCGGGGCAGGGATACGGGCAGCAACCATACGCACAACAGCAGCCGTATGGGCAACAGCCGGGCTATGCCGGGCCAAACGACCCGTATGCAAAGAGCCGACTCGCCGCAGGACTTCTGGGAATCTTCCTCGGCGGATGGGGAATCCACCGTTTCTACCTCGGCTATGCCGGCATCGGCATCGCGCAAATCATCGTCACAATCGTGACGTTCGGCTTCGGCGCACTTTGGGGATTCATCGAGGGCATCATGGTTCTCGCTCGCGCCCAGTCGTTCCAGACGGATGCCGAAGGTCGCCCGCTGCGCGATTAACAGGCAACGTCTCTTCGTCTCGCCCCGCACCCGGCACGCCGGTGGCGGGGCGAGACGAAGTTAACGTCGTCCCGATAGCCTGTGTGCATGAGCAAAGATGCGTCGGGCACGAGCGGGCGGCCACCCACTGGAGAGAACCGCACGACGGGGCCCATCGTCGGTCTGACCGATAACGCTCAGATTCCGAAGACACGGGTGATCTCGTGGGCTCTCTGGGACTGGGGCTCTGCATCGTTCAACGCTGTCGTCACGACATTCGTCTTCAGCACATACCTTGCAAGCTCACTCTTCGTCGACCCTGCGGTCGTGGACGCTGCGGGCGGCGACGCAAGCGATCCCGACCTGAAGCTGGCGCTGGCGACGAACGCCACACACCTCAGCACTGGCTTGCTCATAGCCGGCATCCTTGTTGCTCTTCTCGCGCCGGTGATGGGGCAACGCTCTGACGGATCGGGCAAGCGCAAGTTCTGGCTCGGCGTCAATACACTTCTCGTCGTGATCGCCATGGCCGCGATGGTCTTCGTCGAGGGGTCACCTGCTTACCTTGTGCTCGGCATCGTGCTGATCTCGGCTGGCAACGTCTTTTTCGAGTTCGCGAGTGTGAACTACAACGCCATGCTTGTGCAGGTGTCGAACCGCGGCAATGTGGGCAAGGTCTCCGGTATAGGGTGGGGGCTCGGTTATGTCGGCGGCATTGTGCTGCTCGCTCTACTCCTTCTTCTGTTCATCCAGAGCTTCGGAACTGAGGGGCACGCCGGCATCCTTGGAGTCACGACCGCTGACGGGCTCAACATTAGGCTGGCCATCCTCTTCTCGGCCGTGTGGTTCGCCGTCTTCGCGATTCCGCTCATGCTCAAAGTGCCCGAGATCCCTCGCATCACGCGACGCAATCGAACCTCATTCTTCGCCTCTTATGCGTCGCTTCTTCGCACGATCGGGCGCCTCGCCAAGAACAGCCCTCAGGTGCTGGTCTTTCTCATCGCGAGCGCGGTCTTCAGAGACGGACTCGCCGGAGTCTTCACATTTGGCGCCATCATCGCCGCCCAGGTGTTCCATTTCTCGAGTTCCGAAGTGCTCTATTTCGCCGTCGCCGCGAATCTCGTGGCAGGCATCGGAACGTTTGCCGGCGGTTGGCTCGACGACCGCGTCGGCGCGAAGAACATCATCATGGTGTCACTCGTCGGTCTCGTAATCTTCGGGGCAGCGGTGCTCTTCGTCGGAGATGCACAAATCGGGTTCTGGATCTGCGGGCTGTTCCTCTGCCTCTTCGTCGGTCCGGTGCAATCCGCGAGCCGCAGCTTCCTTTCGCGCATCACCCCGCCCGGACGCGAAGGAGAGATCTTCGGCCTCTACGCAACGACAGGACGCGCCGTCAGCTTCCTCGCGCCCGGCCTGTTCACCCTGTTCGTCGCACTGACGGGCGACACCCGCTTCGGCATCCTGGGCATTGTCATCGTTCTGCTCGCGGGTTTGCTGCTGATGCTGCCGGTGAAGGCCAAACAGTCCACCATCGCGTAACGCAGCTGCCGGCTCAGCTCGCCCACCCATTTCATGCCACACTGACCTATTTTTGTTCCGCGTTGCTTGCTATTGTTTGTGCAGTACCGGATGAAAGGAGGAAGTGCCATGACTGTCTTCAGTCTGCCTACGACGTTAAATTCCTCCGAGGTCGCCCCACTCAGCTGACGCACGCGAGCGGCCTCCCTTTCTCTGGAGTTCGCACCGTGTCTTTCGACGCACTCAGCTTCTCACCATCCGATCTCGCCGAGCCCGGCCCTGACCAGCGCTGGTCAACCTGGCCTGAAACTTCCCCAACAGAACGGGGACCTCTGCCGCATCCTGACTGGATCATCACCGAATCCGCCGCGCTCGACACCGAGCTTGGCATTGTCAAGACTGGTAAAGAGGCTGAGGTCTTCCTCATCGAACGCGCGGTTCCCGGCGACCCGTCGCGCTCCTGCGTTCTCGCAGCAAAGCGCTACCGAACGTCGGCGCACCGAGACTTCACGCGCAGCACGCAGTACGTCGAGGGTCGGCGTACAAGGAGCATGCGAGATGAGCGCGCTCTCGGCAAGAAGTCGACGTATGGCCGCGAACTTGCCGCGACAAACTGGGCCTTCGCCGAGTTTGAGGCTCTGCGACGCCTGTATGTAGAGGGCGCACCCGTGCCATACCCGGTGCAGATTCACAACGACGAGATTCTGATGGAGTTTGTGGGACACGGCATCACAGCTGCCCCGCGTCTCGCGCAGATCAGAGCGGATGCGGCGGAAACGGCTCTGCTCTTCGAACAGGTGGTCGAAGCGATGCACGTCTTTGCTCACGCCGGATTCGCGCACGGCGACCTCTCGCCGTACAACATCCTGATTCACAAGGGGCGCGTCGTCGTGATCGATGTGCCGCAGATCGTCGATCTCGCCGCGAACCCGAGTGGCCTCGATCTGCTGCATCGTGATTGCAACAACGTGACGACATGGTTTGCGAGGCACGGCGCACACGTCGATGCCGAATCATTGTTCGCAGAGCTCGTCGCCGAGGTGTTCTAGCCTGCCCAGACCTCTCTCGCGCGGAACGGCAGAACTGTCGCCCCGCGCGGGGCGGACTCGTCGAGTGCGCTGATCAGTGCCACATGAGCATCAGCCGACGCTCCCTCCGCATCGAGAGCAAGCAGCGCTGCACCAGTGACGGGTGCCGTGGTGATGACACTCAAGTTCGCCGCCGGAACACGACGTGCCAATTCGCTTTCAACGCGATCGATGAGCACCGGATGCTTGCCTGAGACAACGCCGCCCCCGATAATGACCGGGACCTCGGTGTCGCCGAGTCCGAGCCGTTTCATCGTGGTCACCGCAGTCGTGACGATCTCGTCCGCCTGCCGAGTGATGATCGAGCGCGCGACCTCGTCGCCGGCATCGGTGAGGTCGAAGATGCCGGGAACCAGCTCAATCAGACGCCCCCTGTCTAATTCGCCCCGATGGATGGCCTCGGTGACGGCGGCGACCGAGTTTCGTTCGAAGTATCGCGGAATCCACGATTGGAGGGCCGTCGGCTCCCCCCGGCCGTCTTCGCTGCGGGCCGCAAACCACAGGGCCGTTTCGCCGAGCCCAAAACCGCCGCCCCAGTCCCCCGAAATCATCCCGAGAGACGCATACGTAACTTCGGCTCCGTCTCGACGTACACCAATGCAGTTTGTGCCTGACCCGCAGATCACCGCTACGGCATCCTCTGCCTCGGTTCCTGCTCGCAAAACGGCGAAAAGGTCGTTTTTCACGACAAGGTTGCGGCTGAATTCGGGGGCAGACACTGTGAACGCGTGTCGAAACTCCGTGATCTCGATGGGAAGGTCAAGTCCGGAAAGGTAGATATGCACGGCATCAATATTGGATGCCGTCATGCCTGCGCATGCCTCGCGGATTGCGCCGACGAGCGTTGCCACCGACTGCGCCAGCCCTTCGAGGTGCGGGCTGGACCCACCCGCGCGAATACGTGCGTGTATCGTTCCTTTGCGATCGAACGCGACAACGTCTGTCTTCGAGCCGCCGCCATCGACGGCGATCAGAAGCCCCGAGCCGGTCATGCCAACCAGGGAAGGTAAGCCGCATTCTCGCTGAGCAAGAGGTCGGTGAGCTTTTCTGCGCGGTCATACTGCTGCACGAGCGGGTGCGCCATCATGGCCGCCAGAACGCGATCCCGACCGCCGTGCGTGGCCGCGTCGAGCGCGAGCCGCTCATACGCGGCAACGTGCGCGACGAGGCCCTGCTTGTCAGCCTCGAGCGGAGCGATAGGCAGTGCAGTGAGCCCGCGGGATGACACCGATGCCGACACCTCGATCACGTGGTCGTCGGGCAGAAACGGCATAGCGCCGTCATTTCGAACATTGACAACCTGCGTATCTCCCGTGTCTGATCGCAACGATGCGATGAGCTCAACGGCGGCCTCTGAGTAGAACGCACCGCCGCGCCTCAACAGCGCCTCGGGTTTCGTCACGACAGCCTCGTCTGCGTACTGCGCGAGGAGGTCGCGCTCCACCTCCATCACGGCTTCAGCGCGAGTTGGCTCGCGCCTCTGCTCGTGGAGCACGATGTCGTGCGCGTAGAAGTACCGCAGATAGTATGACGGAACCGCGTTCTGCAGGCGCAGCAGTTGCTCGGGCAGATGCACATCATCGGCCACCCAGCTCGCGTGCTTGTCGAGAAGTTCGGGAAGACGGTCGCTGACTATTCCCGATGCGTCCCGAACGAAGACATTGCGCTCCCACGACAGATGGTTCAGGCCCACGTGGCCCAACGTGAGGTGTGAGGGTGCGACGCCGAGACGCTCGGCAAAGCGACGCTGGAAGCCGATGGCGACATTGCACAGCCCGACGGCTCTATGGCCCGCGTTCAGCAGAGCGCGCGTCACAATGCCAACCGGGTTCGTGAAGTCGACGATCCACGCATCTTTCGCCGCGTGCTCCCGAATCACGTTTGCAATCTCGAGCACAACGGGCACCGTGCGAAGTGCCTTCGCGAATCCACCGGGTCCCGTGGTCTCCTGCCCGATGCAGCACGCGTCGTGCGGCCATGCCTCGTCGGCTTTGCGAGCATCCTGCCCCCCGATTCTGAGTTGGATCAGAACCGTGTCGGCGCCCGAGACCGCGGCGACAAGATCGTCTGTCGCATGTACTTTCGCTTCGTGATCAGATGCGGCAAGCATGCGCGTTGCCATTCCGCCGACGAGACGGCGACGCTCTTCAGACGGGTCGTAGAGCCAGATCTCGCTGAGGGGGAGCACGTCACGGTAGCGGATGAAGCCGTCGATGAGCTCGGGCGTATACGTCGATCCGCCGCCGATGATGGCGAGTTTCATTTTTATCCTTTCACTCCGGAGAGCCTGATTCCTTCAACGAACGTTCGCTGCGCGAAGAAGAAGACGATGACGACGGGTACCATGACGAGCATTGTGAGGGCCATCGTCAAGCCCCAATCGGTTCCGTGCGTTCCTCTGAAGGTGGCGAGCGCGTATGAGACGGGCCACCAGCTCGGGTCTTCCGATGCGTAGAGCAGGGGTCCGAAGTAGTCGTTCCATGCTTTGAAGAAGAGGAAGATTCCCGCGGCGGCGATTCCCGGCTTCGCCATCGGAACGGCGACGCGAGCGAGAACTTGCCATTCGTTGCAGCCGTCCATGCGCGCCGCGTCGATGTATTCGGTGGGGATCGTCAGAAAGAACTGGCGCAACAGAAAGATTGAGAATGCGTCGCCGAGAAGGTTCGGCAGGATCAGCGGCCACAGCGTTCCCGTCAGATCAAGCTGCGCCCACATGATATACACGGGAACGGCGGTCACCTGCGGCGGCAGAAGCATCGCGATAATGATCGCGACAAAGATCGCGTTCGCGTACCGGATGCGGATCTTCGCGAGAACGTACGCGGCAGGAACGGACGACAGCAGCATGAAGATCGTCGCGAGCCCCGCATAAAGCGCCGAGTTTCCAAACCAGCGGATGAGGGGAGTGCTTGTGAACGCGTCAACGTAGTTCTCCCACCGCCACGGGTCGGGAATGAGCGCACCCGTCAGCGTCTGGTCGCTGGACATCAGCGAGGTGAGAAAGACGAAGACGACGGGCGCGATGAAGACCACGGCGAGAGCCGTCAGAAGGGTGTGCTCGGCGATCCACATCAGCATCGAACGAGGCCCGCGTGCATGCCTGCGACGTTCTGGGGCGTCGCCCGCCGTCATTTGTCGTGTGGCCGTCACAGTCATTTTGCTCCCTCCGGGTTGAAGGC
The Paramicrobacterium chengjingii DNA segment above includes these coding regions:
- a CDS encoding N-acetylglucosamine kinase, with the protein product MTGSGLLIAVDGGGSKTDVVAFDRKGTIHARIRAGGSSPHLEGLAQSVATLVGAIREACAGMTASNIDAVHIYLSGLDLPIEITEFRHAFTVSAPEFSRNLVVKNDLFAVLRAGTEAEDAVAVICGSGTNCIGVRRDGAEVTYASLGMISGDWGGGFGLGETALWFAARSEDGRGEPTALQSWIPRYFERNSVAAVTEAIHRGELDRGRLIELVPGIFDLTDAGDEVARSIITRQADEIVTTAVTTMKRLGLGDTEVPVIIGGGVVSGKHPVLIDRVESELARRVPAANLSVITTAPVTGAALLALDAEGASADAHVALISALDESAPRGATVLPFRAREVWAG
- a CDS encoding PspC domain-containing protein, coding for MTNDNGQSQRPGANPNGWSAPGGFFDWIRGINVRRTDDKWVAGVCGGVAERTGLDPMLVRGIAIIVALLGGPIFLAYAVGWALLPDTTGRIHVERMLQGIFDPALIAIGVLLVLMFVPFSQGLWWQGTPGWWGMPGWLEGMLRAGWIIVLVAGFIWLIVVISRKASQRGPHDPNGPRTHTDYWSSGQAGPTGPTSPVGEQQASFAAGTNGSAEPAAHTETADAANDAPAPPADEQPPQSPPYAAPQSEPYATYPGYTSGPTWASTPANDRYVAAQQRQAAARAQHEARMRENAQRRAENAARWRERQPGAGYIAISLGLAVVGGALAALAALSLGWTQSTLVFGVSGALVVLAVATIIAGIRGRENGGLGFFSTVAVIALVFVGIVPQASHFSAFGDTTWRVSEVGSAQSQNYVVGFGRATLDLRELDTSAEGGDIDLWLGFGTTDVVIPDDVPIEIRFSGAAATLNSNGVDDANGTPSGLFPSAVIQSDAAESAADSDITTVHVRVMFGTADVTVRKTP
- a CDS encoding carbohydrate ABC transporter permease, which gives rise to MTVTATRQMTAGDAPERRRHARGPRSMLMWIAEHTLLTALAVVFIAPVVFVFLTSLMSSDQTLTGALIPDPWRWENYVDAFTSTPLIRWFGNSALYAGLATIFMLLSSVPAAYVLAKIRIRYANAIFVAIIIAMLLPPQVTAVPVYIMWAQLDLTGTLWPLILPNLLGDAFSIFLLRQFFLTIPTEYIDAARMDGCNEWQVLARVAVPMAKPGIAAAGIFLFFKAWNDYFGPLLYASEDPSWWPVSYALATFRGTHGTDWGLTMALTMLVMVPVVIVFFFAQRTFVEGIRLSGVKG
- a CDS encoding 6-phospho-beta-glucosidase, which produces MKLAIIGGGSTYTPELIDGFIRYRDVLPLSEIWLYDPSEERRRLVGGMATRMLAASDHEAKVHATDDLVAAVSGADTVLIQLRIGGQDARKADEAWPHDACCIGQETTGPGGFAKALRTVPVVLEIANVIREHAAKDAWIVDFTNPVGIVTRALLNAGHRAVGLCNVAIGFQRRFAERLGVAPSHLTLGHVGLNHLSWERNVFVRDASGIVSDRLPELLDKHASWVADDVHLPEQLLRLQNAVPSYYLRYFYAHDIVLHEQRREPTRAEAVMEVERDLLAQYADEAVVTKPEALLRRGGAFYSEAAVELIASLRSDTGDTQVVNVRNDGAMPFLPDDHVIEVSASVSSRGLTALPIAPLEADKQGLVAHVAAYERLALDAATHGGRDRVLAAMMAHPLVQQYDRAEKLTDLLLSENAAYLPWLA
- a CDS encoding TM2 domain-containing protein — encoded protein: MTDNNVPPASPEPSDTPATPAEEKLADETQANEQQASQAQPQQSPPEVHEQQAPPAPGPAPQVHPQQGPPQHEQQTPPAPQHHQAPPAPQHQPQQPPQVPPVQPQQAPQGQPQQPAPGYGQPDQGYAQPGQGYGQQPYAQQQPYGQQPGYAGPNDPYAKSRLAAGLLGIFLGGWGIHRFYLGYAGIGIAQIIVTIVTFGFGALWGFIEGIMVLARAQSFQTDAEGRPLRD
- a CDS encoding ATP-binding protein; the encoded protein is MQTATIVRPRLRVIGGVCAGFAEHTGIPVGAVRAVTAILTLCGGAGLLLYAWLWATTPISEGHTPVKNVLTRPNTQDERADAAGSRAPVTEILLGIALLLAGAAMIATRLGADIPLAFIVPAVVVVAGAGLAWRQFDGLRRGRVAGRSALVVRAMGALVLVVLGILLFFVTDNEPNIWTVFFAASAVLLGVAVVVAPWVLRLARDLADERAARARDIERSEVAAHLHDSVLQTLALIQQKAEPGSDASRLARAQERELREWLFAENVGGPLDLSAELRRAASSLENDFAARIDVITTGVAVPEAPEGLLAAAREAMLNAAQHAGGTVTVYSESSPSSIEISVSDRGPGFDVDAIPDGHFGVRESIVGRMTRLGGSATIRLGPGETGTEVLLRMPFAQGTKEDA
- a CDS encoding MFS transporter; protein product: MSKDASGTSGRPPTGENRTTGPIVGLTDNAQIPKTRVISWALWDWGSASFNAVVTTFVFSTYLASSLFVDPAVVDAAGGDASDPDLKLALATNATHLSTGLLIAGILVALLAPVMGQRSDGSGKRKFWLGVNTLLVVIAMAAMVFVEGSPAYLVLGIVLISAGNVFFEFASVNYNAMLVQVSNRGNVGKVSGIGWGLGYVGGIVLLALLLLLFIQSFGTEGHAGILGVTTADGLNIRLAILFSAVWFAVFAIPLMLKVPEIPRITRRNRTSFFASYASLLRTIGRLAKNSPQVLVFLIASAVFRDGLAGVFTFGAIIAAQVFHFSSSEVLYFAVAANLVAGIGTFAGGWLDDRVGAKNIIMVSLVGLVIFGAAVLFVGDAQIGFWICGLFLCLFVGPVQSASRSFLSRITPPGREGEIFGLYATTGRAVSFLAPGLFTLFVALTGDTRFGILGIVIVLLAGLLLMLPVKAKQSTIA
- a CDS encoding PKD domain-containing protein — its product is MARVRILLIVGVIVAFSLFPTSAQAASCTELDYANGDCVADGDTIEVGGDKTDPGNGGSDGRDDGGGGGSDNSGGDNGDGDANGKPKAHLEFPCQFVGTCPDEGSDPITIHDLASFTPEQAHVTMEPDGWMIVGLPANFYADADVNTDSGELFDFPITVRFTPTSYSWSWGDGSSSTTDSGGSSWKDLGVKEFTATATSHTFTEKGTYTVSLTVNYSVEIKTSGTGWLPVQGTLTKAASGVTAIATTANSVIVDKECNRNPSGPGC
- a CDS encoding serine protein kinase RIO — encoded protein: MSFDALSFSPSDLAEPGPDQRWSTWPETSPTERGPLPHPDWIITESAALDTELGIVKTGKEAEVFLIERAVPGDPSRSCVLAAKRYRTSAHRDFTRSTQYVEGRRTRSMRDERALGKKSTYGRELAATNWAFAEFEALRRLYVEGAPVPYPVQIHNDEILMEFVGHGITAAPRLAQIRADAAETALLFEQVVEAMHVFAHAGFAHGDLSPYNILIHKGRVVVIDVPQIVDLAANPSGLDLLHRDCNNVTTWFARHGAHVDAESLFAELVAEVF
- a CDS encoding LuxR C-terminal-related transcriptional regulator, translating into MTAEEEQGLATLIVDDHSIFRSGLRADLASDIHVVGEAASVDEAIALVTRLKPRVVLLDVHLPGGSGGGGAEVVTRAAPASPETLFLALSVSDAADDVVRVIRAGARGYITKSSSGADVSDAARRVAEGDAVFSPRLAGFVLDAFGAISGETAQADHELDRLSKREQEVMRLIARGYAYKEVAADLFISIKTVETHVSSVLRKLQLSSRHELTAWALERKLL